A region of the Clostridium botulinum BKT015925 genome:
CAAGTGTTCTCTAAAACTTCAAATATATCATTAAAACTTGTCATAGCCTGGTCTTCACTGTTAGCAATAATGTCCACGTTATAACCTTTAATGCCATGATAATGTGTACTTAGATACCATGCCACCGGACTTATAAAACCATTCTTACCATTACCCCTCCCCATAACTATAAGAAATTCATCAAATACAACCATATCTGTACTTTTGTAATAACAATGAATTAATGCAAATAAAAAAAGCTCCCAATCAAGTAACTTCATATCGAAGTATCTCTCGGTAAGCTCTATAGCTTTATCTATCATTTCATGTTTTATTATTACATCAGGATCACTTAGTTTTCTTTCAACTAAATCCATGGCCTGCTTTAATTCTTTAGATGCTAGAATTTTACCACTTCTGATTTTATCCATATATGAATCAATGTACTTGTTGAATTTACATTTCATCATTATCATCCTCTGGTTCTTTTGGTGATGGTTTTAATCCTAACTCTGATAAAATCTTTAACATTTGAGCACTTGTTTTATTCAACTCTGGTATACTATCATTTTTCTTTTTACCAGCCTGTTTTCCATTGTTCCATTCTATTGCTACACCATTTACTCTAATATCTTCTATAAGTCTATTTTTAATATCCCATAAAGCCATATAGTCGTTGACTAAATCTTCATAGTGTTTTCCGTGTGTTTCATTTTCCTTTAGCTGGTTTAATAAGTCCTGGTGAATCTCATTTGCTAGTCCTTGCACCTCTTGCACACTTGCACCCTTTTTTGTATTCATTTTTCTTTGCCAGTTGAGTCTACGCTTCCAAGACTTAATTGTATTAATAGATATAGAATATTTATCTGCAATATCTTTATACTTCATTCCTGAAATGTAGTCCTTATAAGCTTTTTCCTTAATTATTAAATTTTCTTTTTCATTCAAAATCACCACCTCATTTCAAGTTTATTTTTGAAAGTTGCACCCTTGATTTTGTTGAGTTGCACCCCCCTCTTATGTGAAGAAATTAAAAAATCTCTTTTGGGAGGTATTCCCCCGGTCTTTAGACTCTCCGAAAAAACTTAAATCTTTTACTAGGGGGTACTTGTAACTTAGTAATACCAATGCTTACCACCGTTCTTTGTTCTTGAATTTTGCCTTATCGCTATGATGTAATTTCTCTGGATGAAGAATATTGTGACAGGTATTACAAACAGATAATAAATTTTTATTCTCTAATGCTAAGTCTGGTCTGTCTTTTAAATGCTTAATATGATGCACACATTCTGCCTTGCTGAATCTCCCTAGACTTTTACATCTTTGACATTCATTATTATCTCGCTTTAATATTTCTTTTCTCTTATTAATCCATACAGTTGTTTTATAAAAGGTAGCCATTATTTTTAGTTCCATATTGTAAAGTATCATTAAGACGTTCAATTACCTTATCAGCACATTTCAATGTTACAGTATGTTGTATTTGTTCCTCTCTATTCATTAAATCTTTAGTCATTAGAGATAATGTTTGAGTAGCTTTCCCTAATGTTTCTTTCATTAGTTCACCTAACTCATGAGGTTGTATAGTATATCTATTGTTTATACGTTCTGTTCCTACTGTTAATCTTTCTGCTCTGTCTTTTAATTCATTCAAATCTGTGTTATCTACTATATCTCTAACTTTCTTTAAAGCTTTATCAAACTGTATCGCAGTTTCTAAAGTTCTTATATATTCTAATCTTTCTCCTACTTCATGTAACTTATTATTAAACTCTGTAGTATCTAATTTTAATTTAACTGTTATTGTATTATCTTTCTTGGTTCTACTGTATATTCTTTCAGCTTTTGTAATATCATTTTGCATTTCTTTAATTCCATCCTTTAAATCATCTACATAACCTCTAGCTACTAATGCTCCCTCACAATTATTGCATCTTAAACCATCTTTATTTTTGTCTACAATAAATGTCTTTCCACATTTTTGACACTCACATAAAATTTCTTTCATTACATTTCCCCCTTAAATTGCAAATAAAAAAAGACACCTACTATTTAGTGCCCAATCCCATACTCTCTATTAATTCATCACTATGTCTTTTCATATCTCTTAATATCTTATCTTGTTCTTTAGTAAGCTTATTTACTTGCTTTTGCTTAGTACATTTATTTATCTTATCTCTTAGCTCCTGTACTTCTTTCTGTCTTTCTCTTATGTAATTATCTATAACTACATAAGTATATTTTCTGCTGCAATGAGGACATATAAAGTATTGTATCTCTAAACCAAATTGATATTTTGTTTTAATTTCTATTTCAAAATCTTTATTACAAGTATCACATTTTACTGCCATTACTTCTCCTCCTTAAACCCTCCATATTAAATGCGTTACTAACATCATTATTGCAATTCCTAAGTACCATAATACTTCTCCTGCATCTTTCTTTTTAAATTTATAATACATTGCTAATAAAACATTTAGTATAAACATTATATCTGTTAATATTTTCATCCTTCTCCACCTTCTTTTACTGCAATAAAAAAAGAACCCTGTTAGGTTCTTAATTATTAAATCCAATATTCTTTTATACATTCTTCACACATTGATAATCTCTTTTTTAATATAACTAATTCATCTTTTATTGCTTTTTCTTTCGAATAAGTTTCATTTAAGAAATTCTCATCTCTAGTAGTATTACATGTGCTAGCAAACTGTAACTCCATACGCATTTCATATTTTATTCTTTCTACTTCTAGTCTTTCATATTCTACTTCTTATTTTGTATAGATTCTTTTATTTCATTTACTAATTCATCATATGCTTTTTGTACATGTTCTTGTTTCGCTTTCCCATCTGCCATATTCCCACCTCCTAATATAATATATTATACCATATTAGGATTATTTTTGTTGTTATGTTTAACTTATCTAATATTCTGTTAAACTCATTCTATATTCCGTAGCCGTTAATTATTCTAGCTTAGATTTATTTTTCTAAATATCAATTTAACATCAATCTATTTTGTTAAACTGTATACCTAAAAAAATAAATTAGATACTAAAATTCCTTCTAGCTCTATTCATTTCATCTTGAATTATTCCAATATATCTAAGAGTAATACTAGGATCACTATGATTATACATTTTCATAAGTGTAGCCACGTCTTTTGTCTGCTTATAATAATGATAGCCAAAAGTCTTTCTTAAAGTATGAGTACCTAAGTTATCAACCCCAAAATTCTTGCCTACTTCTTTAATTATCTTATAAGCTTGAACTCTACTAATAGCTTTGTTAACTCCTTCTCTACTCTTTATTAAGTATTCATCCAGTTCCTTATCCTTGCAATACCATCTATATTCTTTCTCTAACAATTTATTTATTTCTATAATATTCTGTTTAGATGTTTTCTTTTCTCTAAGATATATAAATCTTTTATCTCTGACATCCTTAACTTTAAGTCTTAATATATCACTTATTCTAAGTCCTGTATAAACTCCTGTAATAAATAAGATATAATCTCGTTCATTTGTTCTTTTGAGATAAGCCTGTATGTCATTGACTTTTTGACTATCTCGTATAGGTTCAACGAAATTCATATTACATCAATCCTCACCTCATTTTTTAATTATAAAAATATAAGGCGCTCAATTATAGAGTGCCTTATCCAGAACTATTACACCAATGCAATCCCCACTGCATATTTAATTTTACTGTCCTTTGCCACTTCTGGCATCTTACTATAAGTTTAATATACATTCTTAATCATTTCCATAATTTCTTCCCTATTCTTTCCCTCTTTTTTCTGACTTTTTAATATTATTTTTAATATTATATATAATTCAATGCAACCATAAATTTTTCTAATGCTCTATTTTTAAAATAATAGAATTTATTTTTATTTAATCCCAACTCTTGTTGGAGTTCTTCTCTATTGTATGTATCTCTAAAATAACCTTCTTCTATTATCTTTTTACTATTATTATCTAATCTTTCTAATACTCCTGTTATACAATTAACCTTTCTTTCCTTTTCTATATCATCTATAACATTTTCTTCTATGAAAGATACATTTGTTTTTGATGATGCTTCTCCACTCCATCTCGTTGGATAGCCTAACCCTGTTGATTCTATAGCTATTAACCAATAAGGATAATTTTTTAAATCATTTTCTACTTTCTTTTTAAATTTAGTAAATATATTCTTATCTACCATATGAACTCCTCCTACATCTTTAGTTGTTGATACTTCCAACCTCTACTAACTCTTATATCTTCTAAATTTATTTCTTTATCTATATTAACTATTTCTATAGCTTCTTTTACACTAGCTCCAGCGAAATAAAGTTTAACTATTTTTTCTATCTTCTCCTTATCCATAATGCTTCTCCCCCTACAATCTTCTATTTAACCTTAACTTCTTTTTATATAATCTATTTCTATTTCTAACTCTTTTCCTATACTTGTCCTTTATTTTTAAATGTTCTTCTAATCTCTTTACTGCTCTGCTTAGTAACCCTTCCATATACCCCATATTTTTTGCACCTCTTATTTATTTTCTAATTCTATAATTCCCATAAGTGCATAATTAGCTAAGTCTATTAATGTATCTCTTATACTTTCATCTTCTGTACCTTCTTCTCCCTTTAGCAATAATTGTTTTGCTCTGCTTAATTTATCATCAAGCCTAATGCATATCATTGATGGTCCATATTCTTTATAAGTCTTTCCAAAACTGTCACCATACTTTTTATTCTTTAATTCATATAATGCATTTAATTCCTTGCATAAATCCTTATGATCTTCCACTTTACTCATATTATCTTCACTCACTTTCTTACTCTACATAAATTTTTATATGTTAACTTAATTACCTTACTATTCTGTATATTCTTAATTTTCTGTATGCTTTTAAAGACATAACGATGCTTTTGTCTTAAAACTTCTATATACTCTAAAGTCTTTATATTACTGCCTTTGCAGTAGTTTTTAATTTTAATGTACTGCTTTAATTTATTAAAATACCCTTATTTGTACTTCTATTGCAAACAAAAATAGTGTTTTTCTAAGATATAATGTTAAAAATTATTTATTTTTAATAACAATATCTTTTTAACATTATATCTTCTCCAATAAATTTTCTTAATGCTTTACTCCATCCATAAAATAATTTCGCTTCTACTAAGTTAAAGTATTCATAATCCTCTTCGTTTCTAAATTTTTGCTCCAATTCCGCTAATGTAGTTCCATCTGCTCTAAATGTCTTTGGACTATCTGCATCCATTATGAGCATCTTTTTCCATAAATCCGGATAGTGTCTTCTTAAACTTTTTAAACTATCCAACTTTTGTTTCGGACATAAATAACAACCTAGTCTTTCGAACTTCCAGTACATAGGATTATTAAATCCTTTTTCTTTTATATATTTAAGACAATCTTTTTCTGTCATTCCTAACTCCGCCAGTGGAGCTTTCCTATTAGCTTGTAGTTTTTTTAATCTTGAAGGCTCGTCTGCTGCTATACCTAAATAAATTACTGTTTCTTCTTTAAATTGCTTCATGTATTTTTTAAAAGGTCTTATCTTTAATCTATCGTTGCACCAGCTATTAAAAGCTGTTGTGTATGGCCAACCGTATATTTTCCCTTTGTTTTTTCCTTTTTTATTTTAGTATAAAATTGTTCTTCAAATGTTTTTTCTGGTCTTATCCAATCAAATTTTAATCCAGGTTTTAATTCTTTAAATCTTCTCTCACATATTTTTATAACATTTATCTGTTCTCCAAATTCCAATCCAGTATCAATAAAAGCTACACGATCTAACGGATAATTTAGTTCTATTAATTTAAGAACCATAGCTACACTATCTTTACCGCCACTAAAACTTGCTATATATTGCATTCTGTACTTCACCATCCTTTATTTTTGCGAACTTACTTCACCTCAATAAATTCATCATCAACAACAATATAACAACTTGGTTCAAACTTATGTTTTTTAATCCAGTTATAAAAAACTTCATTTAGTTTTTCTTCTAACTCTTTTTGTTGTTCTGATGTTACCCCTTCTAAAAATCCTTCTGCAACTTCACCAACTTCATCATATACTTGGTCATATGCACCTTCTAAAATACTATCAATATCAAGTGTAGGTATACCAATAGGTATTTGTCTACCTATTCTAAACGTTACTAACCCTTCTTCCTTAGCCATTCTCATACCTTCTTTAATAACTTCTTTTCTTGTATCTCCTTCAATATCACTATTCCATATTTCGCTATCTATATCAGTTATTTCGGCTATCCAACACATATTACCCCTCCAACTTTATTTTTGCGAATTATCTATAATAAATTGTTATAGGTCTATAACCTAACGTCTTTAACCTTTTTATTTCTATTGCAAAATCTTCAAATTCTCTATAATTATCTTTATGAACCTCTTTACCGTAGATTGGGAATCCATATCTACTAGCTTTTATTTCTTCAAGAGTGTATTTTTCACACTTACTAAAGTCACTCTGATACCCTCCAAAACTTCTTTTTTCATTATCTTTTGTATGCCTACCCCAAAACAATAAGCTACCAGCTATTCCTTTGTATCTATTAGATATAACAACATATTTTCTTTTGCTCTCTATAAGTTTATTTAAAGTTTTACTCATTTTTCGCCCCTTTATTTTTATGTATTAGTAAAAATCTAAATTAGTCTTTTACTATTTCTACTCTAATTACGTCTCCTTTTCTAAATATATAATCTCCTATATTTATAGTTGCCATTTCATTTTGTTTGCTATTAAAACCTTCTAAATTTAAATTTCTTGTGAGTAGTTCCATTTGCCAATCTGAATTTGTTTCAAACTCTCCTTGTTTTGTTATAATTTTTAATTTCATACTCTCACCTCTTTATTTTTGCGAATTATTCATATATTCTAAAACAGTTATCATTGAATTTATTGCAGTATCAAAATGTTTTCCTATCTGCTTCGCATCAATATCCCCTTGTTTTTTACTTTCATTTACTAATCTAACTTGTTGTTGTAAGATTGGTTTTAATGCTGCTATTCCAGGTATTGCTTCTTCTAAATCCT
Encoded here:
- a CDS encoding P27 family phage terminase small subunit codes for the protein MNEKENLIIKEKAYKDYISGMKYKDIADKYSISINTIKSWKRRLNWQRKMNTKKGASVQEVQGLANEIHQDLLNQLKENETHGKHYEDLVNDYMALWDIKNRLIEDIRVNGVAIEWNNGKQAGKKKNDSIPELNKTSAQMLKILSELGLKPSPKEPEDDNDEM
- a CDS encoding HNH endonuclease — its product is MATFYKTTVWINKRKEILKRDNNECQRCKSLGRFSKAECVHHIKHLKDRPDLALENKNLLSVCNTCHNILHPEKLHHSDKAKFKNKERW
- a CDS encoding site-specific integrase; this encodes MNFVEPIRDSQKVNDIQAYLKRTNERDYILFITGVYTGLRISDILRLKVKDVRDKRFIYLREKKTSKQNIIEINKLLEKEYRWYCKDKELDEYLIKSREGVNKAISRVQAYKIIKEVGKNFGVDNLGTHTLRKTFGYHYYKQTKDVATLMKMYNHSDPSITLRYIGIIQDEMNRARRNFSI
- a CDS encoding nucleotide modification associated domain-containing protein gives rise to the protein MSKVEDHKDLCKELNALYELKNKKYGDSFGKTYKEYGPSMICIRLDDKLSRAKQLLLKGEEGTEDESIRDTLIDLANYALMGIIELENK
- a CDS encoding phosphoadenosine phosphosulfate reductase family protein, producing MQYIASFSGGKDSVAMVLKLIELNYPLDRVAFIDTGLEFGEQINVIKICERRFKELKPGLKFDWIRPEKTFEEQFYTKIKKEKTKGKYTVGHTQQLLIAGATID